The following coding sequences lie in one Thalassoglobus polymorphus genomic window:
- a CDS encoding endonuclease/exonuclease/phosphatase family protein produces the protein MKQLLKYTLLATVILSTVSTSHSAEPTRLRILSYNIHHAEGVDRKLDVERIARVILSVKPDVVALQEVDQKVKRTDNIDQPAELARLTEMNIVFGANIELQGGHYGNAVLSRFPITQHKNHLLPNIDDSEQRGVIEAEIRLPKPNQSLLLFATHLDFRADERERLASAKFINELIADHAQHPALLAGDLNATPDSETLKLFERKWTRTNEVPMATVPVNQPRRQIDFILHRPANRWKVVEFKVLDEAVASDHRAIFAVLELQPDGE, from the coding sequence ATGAAACAGTTATTGAAATACACCTTGTTGGCAACAGTGATACTTTCGACCGTTTCCACAAGCCACTCCGCAGAGCCAACACGGCTGCGAATCCTCAGCTACAACATTCATCACGCTGAAGGCGTTGATCGCAAGTTGGATGTCGAGCGAATCGCACGTGTTATCCTCTCCGTCAAACCGGACGTGGTGGCGTTGCAGGAAGTCGACCAGAAAGTGAAGCGAACAGATAATATCGACCAGCCGGCTGAACTGGCTCGGCTGACAGAAATGAACATTGTCTTCGGTGCCAATATCGAACTGCAAGGGGGCCATTACGGCAACGCGGTGCTTTCACGATTTCCAATCACCCAACACAAGAATCATCTCCTGCCCAACATTGACGATAGCGAGCAACGCGGAGTTATCGAAGCAGAAATCAGACTGCCGAAGCCCAATCAGTCGCTGCTGCTATTCGCCACACATCTCGACTTTCGGGCTGATGAACGTGAACGCCTCGCTTCAGCGAAGTTCATCAATGAACTGATCGCAGACCATGCACAACATCCCGCATTGTTGGCAGGTGACCTCAACGCCACTCCAGACAGTGAAACGCTTAAACTGTTCGAGAGAAAATGGACTCGTACAAATGAAGTGCCCATGGCAACTGTGCCTGTCAATCAACCGAGGAGGCAGATCGACTTCATTCTGCACCGTCCTGCCAATCGTTGGAAAGTTGTTGAATTCAAAGTGCTGGACGAGGCCGTCGCTTCGGACCATCGCGCGATCTTCGCCGTTTTGGAACTTCAGCCTGACGGTGAATAA
- a CDS encoding dihydrodipicolinate synthase family protein, with protein sequence MDSSIFRGCIPALMTPCNPDRTPNFASLVKKGKELFDLGMNAVVYCGSMGDWPQLTDEQRQQGVQKLVEAGVPVIVGTGAQNPALAAAHAAHAQKVGAHGLMVIPRVLSRGTSQIAQRHHFARVLSAAPDLPAVIYNSPYYGYETKADLFFDLRSEFPNLVGFKEFGGEASLSYAAEHITHQDENVLLMAGVDTQVFHGFVRCGAVGAITGIGNCLPREVLRYVQLCEQAAAGDAQARIYAQELEEALRVLSTFDEGPDLVLYYKYLLVLNEETEYEQHFNETDALSASQKKYAEVQYRLFLNWWEEWPGKA encoded by the coding sequence ATGGACTCAAGCATTTTTCGCGGCTGTATTCCCGCTTTGATGACTCCCTGCAATCCAGACCGAACCCCAAACTTCGCATCCCTCGTCAAAAAGGGAAAAGAATTGTTTGACCTCGGGATGAATGCGGTTGTCTATTGTGGATCAATGGGAGACTGGCCGCAGCTGACAGATGAGCAACGGCAACAAGGAGTCCAGAAATTAGTTGAAGCGGGAGTTCCTGTGATTGTGGGGACCGGGGCACAGAATCCGGCACTCGCAGCTGCCCACGCAGCACATGCTCAAAAAGTTGGGGCTCACGGCCTGATGGTCATTCCGCGAGTGCTCTCGCGAGGGACATCGCAAATTGCCCAGCGACACCACTTCGCCCGAGTCCTGAGTGCTGCTCCTGATTTGCCAGCCGTGATCTACAACAGTCCGTATTATGGATACGAAACCAAAGCTGACCTGTTTTTCGATTTGCGTTCGGAATTTCCGAATCTGGTCGGATTCAAGGAATTTGGCGGCGAAGCTTCGCTCAGCTACGCAGCAGAGCACATCACGCACCAGGATGAGAATGTCCTATTGATGGCCGGTGTGGACACGCAAGTTTTTCACGGATTCGTTCGCTGCGGAGCAGTGGGAGCAATTACCGGGATCGGAAACTGCCTCCCCCGTGAAGTCCTCCGGTATGTTCAGCTCTGCGAGCAAGCAGCCGCCGGTGATGCACAGGCTCGAATTTATGCACAGGAACTGGAAGAGGCACTGCGAGTGCTCTCAACATTCGACGAAGGTCCGGACCTGGTGCTGTACTACAAGTATCTACTCGTATTAAATGAGGAGACTGAATACGAACAGCACTTCAACGAAACAGATGCTCTCTCCGCCAGCCAGAAAAAGTATGCGGAAGTCCAGTACAGACTCTTTTTGAACTGGTGGGAAGAATGGCCCGGCAAGGCGTAG